The nucleotide sequence GTATCAATATCATCAATGAAGAATTATTAAGTGAAAACCTTCTGTTCATTCTGACATCTCATTGATCCGCCTTCATCGTCAATTTTGATTGAGTTGGGACGTTCTTAGGCTGGTGCTCTAGCGATCGCTCAGTTTGATACAGGTGTCGGGGCTGCTAATGAAGGATTCACGGCGATCGCTCCCAGCTCCCCTCCTCACCTTCTTCCCAAAACTGCTAAGCAGAACGATACAATTCATTAAAGTTAAGTCCGAGAAAAATCAGTATGTTACGGAAAACGTCCCTCGGGAATGTGTTGCTTGTGGTCGGTGGCATCCTCACTATTGTTGGGTTTATCGCCTACTTTCAAGAAAATGCAACCCTCAACTTGGCTGGTTTTTTCTACGGGATTCCCGTATTACTGGGGGGCTTAGCGTTGCGGGCAGCGGAGTTAGAACCGACTCAGTATTCCCACGAAACAACGCCAGAGGTGCTGACCCTGCGGGAACAACAGGCGACACCGACCCAAAATCAAGTGCGTAGCGATGTGACTCGCTATCGTTACGGCCAAGAAGCCCATTTAGATGAAGTGCTAGAACGGTTGGGGTTGGCCCCGACTGACGAAGAGCGGCCAGTATTGGCGGCGGTGCGCGAGGAATCGATCGACGGCGCTTATGCCCTGGTGTTGGAATTTGACTCGCCATTCATTGGGCTCAGCAAGTGGCTGGAGAAGCAGACCAAGATTGAAACGTTTTTTGGCCCAAACATCCGGGCGGAAATGACGGCACCGCAAGAAAACAAAGTCGACCTGGCGTTAATTGCAGTAGCGACCCCGGAGCCAGCGGAAGTGGTTTCCTAGTGCCAATTGTGAGTCTGGAGTTCTCGACCGCTCCGCTGTTGCGATCGCAGTGACTAATCAAACCATGCCTCTAATTACCGTCCGCCCCGAAGGACTGTATTGCGAAGCCGGAAATTTTTACATCGATCCCTGGCGGCCAGTGGAAACAGCGCTGATCACCCATGCCCACGCCGACCACGCGCGCTCGGGGTCGGAACAGTATGTAGCGATGGCCAGCGCCGAGGGCATTTTACGCAAGCGGCTTGGGGCGAATATCGCGCTGCGAAATGTCGCGTATGGCGAAAAGCTGAAATACGGCGATACCTGGGTGTCGTTTCACTCAGCGGGACATGTGCTGGGTTCGGCGCAAATTCGGGTGGAGCACAAGGATGAGGTCTGGGTCGTCTCGGGCGACTACAAGCGATGTGCAGACCCCAGTTGCGCCCCGTTTGAAGTGGTGCCTTGCGATACGTTTATTACCGAAGCGACGTTCGGCCTGCCGATTTACAAGTGGAATAGCGGTGCAGAAACAGCACGGCAAATCTATGACTGGTGGCAGTCCGACCGCGATCGCCCCTCGATTCTCTTTTGCTACGCCTTTGGCAAAGCCCAGCGGGTGCTGAGTGAACTGACGAACTTTACCGACCAGACCGTGTACGTGCACGGGGCGATCGCCGCCCTCAACGACATCTATCGCGCCCAAGGCGTCCAGATGGTGCCGACCGTCAACACCGCCGATATGCCCAAAAACCATAAATACAAGGGAGACCTCGTGTTAGCGCCCCCTTCAGGTCATCGCTCTAGCTGGATGAAGCGCTTCAAATCTCCTCAAACAGCGTTTGCCTCCGGCTGGATGGCCGTGCGCGGGGCTCGACGGCGACGCGGCTACGAGCGGGGTTTTGTGCTGTCTGACCACGCGGACTGGTCGAGTCTCATTCGCACGATTCAAGAAACCGGAGCCCAGCAGGTCTACGTTACCCACGGGCAAAACGATGTGCTGTCTCGCTACCTACAAGAAGTGTGCAACATCAATGCCCACCCCTTAGAGACCTTGTTTGAAGGGGAAGGCGACATTTAGCTTTGCCACGTTCAGTTTCAGGACTCGTTGCTGACTCTCAGTCAAGGGGTTCCAATCACTGTGAAATTAAGGCTTGACTCGCATCAACGGTTGCCCAAATTCCACTGGTTGAGCGTTCTCCACCAGGATTTCGACAACCTCACCGGAAACTTCCGCTTCCAACTCGTTCATCAACTTCATCGCTTCGATAATGCAAACCGTTTGCCCGGTTTGGATGCGATCGCCAATTTCCACAAAAGACGGTTCTTCCGGTGCTGGAGCGCGATAAAACGTGCCGACCATCGGCGACGTAATTTCCAACAGATTGGAATCAGCAGAAGGCGGTGGCGTCGGAGGAGTCGCAGCTGGGGCCGTCTCAGGAGCAGGCATCGGAGCGACCGGAGCCGCAGCGGGCTGTTCTTGTGAAGACATCGCAACCATGGGAGCACTAACCGGAGCGATCGCCCCTTGCTTGCGCAGCGTCAGCTCAAAATCAGCCCCCTTCAGGATGAGTTCCGAGATATCGGTTTGGCTGAGTGTCGTCACCAGCTCCCGCAGTTCACTGAAATTTAGTTCCACTATCGCCTTCCCTACCAACAAGATACAGTTGCCCCAGACGGAGGACGGGTGAGAGCCTCCCGACTCTGGCCCTAATTCTCCCGCCCTAAATAAGAGTCGTTGCGGGTATCAACCTTGATTTTTTCGCCAATCGAAATAAACAAGGGCACCATCACTTGGGCGCCAGTCTCGACGATGGCGGGTTTCGTGCCCCCCGTGGCGGTATCACCTTTGACGCCGGGGTCAGTTTCAGTCACTTCGAGCACAACCGAAGTCGGCAGTTCCACTTCCAGAATCTGCTCATTCCATCGCACCACGCTCACTTCCATCTCTTCTTTGAGATACTTAACGCGATCGCCCACTTGATCTTCAGTCATGCGCACTTCTTCATAAGTCTCCATATCCATGAAGACCAAATCTTCACCATCTCGATAGGTGTGCTGCATCACCTTTTTCTCGAGATTGGCTTGGGGCACTGTCTCACCAGCGCGAAACGTTTTTTCCACCGTGTTCCCGGTTTGGACGTTTTTCAGCTTCGTGCGGACAAAAGCAGATCCCTTGCCTGGCTTGACATGCAGGAACTCGGTGACCTTCCAAACTGACCCATCCAGTTCAATACTGACGCCCGTACGAAAGTCGTTGCTGGAAATCATAACGCTCGCTACCCGTGGCTCTTTGAATATCGGCACCTCATTTTACCGCTCAGCCGCCAACTTTCTAGAATGCTTCTGGAGATGCCCGCACTATGGCAAGATCGAAACGTCTGCTGAATATGACGCTTTGCTAGCCTTACTTATGCATTTATTTAATCGATGGTTGCTTTGCCTGGTTTTAGGCGTGGTGTTTTGGGGTGGCGGACTCATCGCCACTGTGCCCCCCAATGCGGTGGCTACCCCTATGCCAACCTCACCGCTAGTGGCTTATTTACCCCCAGGTAATGCTGTAACAGATGGGCGCGCCCTATTGCGCTACTCCCTGCCCATCGACAACCAAGATATTCGAACCATTCAAAAAGATTTAGAAGGACTGTCAGAGTGGCTACGCAGCAAGCGCTGGGGACCGATCATCCGCGACGCCAAGAAAATTGATAAGTTAATCGGCCGCCGTCGCGACGCCATCTTGGGGGATATACCCTCTGAGCGTCAGACTTTGGCAGCACAATATCTCGATGAGATTCGCGCGGGGTTAGAGCCGCTGATCGCTGGGGCCGAAGCCAAAAATCGCGAGACGGTTTGGGTACAACGCGGCGACCTCCTCGAAAAAGTCGGCGCCATTGAAGAAATGATGGTCACCGAATTTCCGTTTGAGGTGCCTGAGGAATATAGCCACTTGCCGCAGCTCAAGGGTCGCGCCACCGTTGAGTTTGAAACCAACAAAGGGACGATGCTCGCGGTGATCGACGGCTACACCGCGCCAGTGACCGGGGGCAACTTTGTTGACCTGGTGCAGCGGGGCTTTTATGACGACATGCCTTTTATTCGGGCCGAAGACTTTTACGTGCTGCAAACAGGGGATCCGGCAGGGCCAGAAGAGGGCTTCATTGACCCCAAAACGGGCGAATACCGGGCAGTGCCCCTTGAAATCTTAGTCAAGGGGGACGAAGAGCCGATTTATGGAGCCACTTTAGAAGAATTGGGCCGCTATTTGGATGATCCGGTGCTGCCCTTTTCGGCCTTCGGGGTGATGGGGTTTGCCCGGCCTCCGAGTGATGTGAACGGCGGGTCTTCGCAATTTTTCTTCTTCCTGTTTGAACCGGAACTCACGCCAGCAGGACTCAACTTACTGGATGGTCGTTTTGCAGTGTTCGGCTGTGTGGTCGAAAACAAAGAGCTGCTAGAAGAACTGGGCCAGGGCGATCGCATCGTTTCGGCGAAGGTGATCGACGGCTTGGAAAACCTCGTCCAACCCACTACTTAGGGAGACTGATGCATGAGTCAGCCAACTGTGGCTGAACTGGGTGAGCTGGAGTTGCTAAAGCGGCTCCAGCCTTTTTGTGAGTCCGCGTTGATCGGAGATGATGCGGCGGTATTGCCACCTCGATCGCAGGCCACGGTCATCACCACCGACATGCTGGTGGATGGGGTGCATTTTAGCGATCGCACTACGCCCCCTCAGGCGATCGGGTGGCGGGCGATCGCGGCCAATCTGTCTGACCTGGCGGCGATGGGCTCAGTCCCGACTGAAATCACCGTCGGACTGGCGCTCCCTGGTCACACCCCAGTCCATTGGGTCGAGCAGGTCTATGAGGGCATGGCCGCTTGCCTCCGGCAATATGGCGGCAAGATTGTCGGTGGCGATGTGGTGCGATCGCCTCAACCCGTTATCGCCATCACTGCGTTGGGCACCGTGGCACCCCAGCGCGTCATCCGGCGCGATCGTGCCCAGCCGGGTCAGGTCATCCTCGCCACGGGTTGGCACGGAGCCTCACGGGCGGGGTTAGAGCTACTGTTGCAACCAGACTTGCAAACGCCGCTCTCAGCCAGCGATCGCCAAACATTTATTCAGGCCCACCAGTATCCAGTGCCACGGCTCGACATTGTGGAGTTGTTTGACGCTCTGGAAGATGACGAATTTGGGGCGATCGCGGGTATGGATAGCAGTGATGGTTTGGCCAATGCCGTGCTCTGGCTCTGCCAAGCGAGTGGCGTGGGGGCGCAGTTGATGCGATCGCGTTTACCGCTGCCCCAGGCTTTCACTCCCTGGCTCAGCGATGCCACCGCCCTCGACTGGTGCCTCTACGGCGGCGAAGACTTTGAGCTAGTGCTGTGTCTGCCTGCTGAAATTGCCTTGGAACTTTTGCCCGTGCTAGGTTCGCAAGCCAGCATCATCGGCACGGTGGCAGCTAGCCCTGAAGTGTTGCTAATGGATGACGTGGGCGATCGTTCCCCGCTGACGCTCACCTGGGAGAGCTGTTTTCAGCATTTTTAACCGAGTCAGGCCAGGTTACCGGAACCAGGTATCGCGGCGCAGATAGCTTCGCTCATCTCTTTGACAGAAAACGAGGGGCCGACAAAACTAGAATTTTATAAAATCCCAGTTTTGTCGCACAGGCAAGATGCCTGCGCCGGGACAGCCGAGACGGCTGTCCACACTTAGATTTAACATCCATGTTTTCAACTTTTGGACTCTCTGCACTTAACTGCGAATTTTTATATCAGCTTTCGCGCAAGACGTAGCCCACGCCGCGCACCGTCTGAATGAGCCGTTTATCGTTATCGCTGTCAATTTTGAGTCGCAGGTAACGCACATACACCTCAATCACGTTGGACTCGCCAACAAAGTCATAGCCCCACACGTTTTCCAAAATTTGTTCCCGCGCCAGCACCTCTCGCGGATGCTCCATCAGATATCGCAACAATTCAAATTCTTTGGTGGTCAATTCGATCAGACGGTTATTGCGGGATGCCGTGCGCGTGCCGACATCGAGCGTGAGGTCAGCAAAGCGCAGTTGCTCGGCAGTGGTATCACCGGGTTGCAGGTAAATCTGCACAATCTTCAAAAAGGCATCCGCCTGATACGGTTTTAGGCAGTAATCGTCAGCCCCAGCTTCTAAACAAGCAATGCGATCGTCCAAGGTATCGCGGGCCATCAGCATCAACACTGGCATACAAAATTGCTCGCTGCGCAGCTTTTGACACACCGCCAGCCCTGATTCGCCATCCAACAAGCGATCGATGATGATGAGATCCGGACGCGATCGCTGCGCTTGGGCCAACCCGCGCTCCCCAGTGGTTGCCGTACTCACCCCATACCCCGCCTCGGCCAAGTCATGGCGCACCCGCTCGGTTAGATCAGCATTCGCGCAGATCAGTAAAACCTGTGGCACCGCGTCAATCGCATTACTGTCCATACTGCTAGGACTCCCAACCCGGTCGGTAACGATAGTTCAACCTGTCATGTGGGCAAAGTGACCCCGCCTGCGCGGAGCATCGACGATTCAGCCATCCATAGTAGCTGAAGTAGCCAAGTTATGAACTCTATACCATGGGCGATCGCCCTACCAATGGCGCCCAACGCCCCTAAGGCAACTCCACCGAAGTCGGCTTGGCAATATGGGGCAATCCCCAGCCCAACTTTTCACGCAGCACGCGAAAGAACTCCGGCGATCCCAACCGAATGAACTTGGCAGGATAAGGCGAGGGCTCCGTCGCCACCCAATCTTCCGGCATCACATAAGAGCCCGCATTGCCATCCACTACCATGACCAGCGGGTCAGTATTTGCCGCCGTAATCTTGACCGGCTCCGAATCGGGGAAAACAATGCCCCGTGAGGCCAGCGAATGCGGACAGATGGGAATCAACTGCGTCACCGAAACCCCGGGCGTAATGACCGGACCACCGGCCGATAGCGAATAGGCCGTAGAGCCAGTGGGGGTTGAGATAATCACGCCATCCGCCGCGATATCCACCGGCGCATGATTGCCCACCGACACCTCAAAATGGCACATGCTGGTCAGTGGCTCCCGATGCAAGACCATCTCATTCAGACAGAGCGCTTCCCAGACCGTATTCTCACCATGGCAGACCTTGACCACAATCATCGAACGTTCTTCGACACGGTAATCGCCCGCCAGCACCTGCTCCATTGCTTTGGGCAACTGGTTCAGATACGCTTCCGTCAAAAAGCCCATGTGTCCGGTGTTGACGGTGAGCAGGGGAATGCCAGCTGGGGCCACCTGCCGAAATGCCGATAACACTGTGCCGTCGCCCCCTAACACCACCGCAAATGCCATGTCTTCGTCAAAGTGCGGGGGAATAAGACTGTCAACTGGCGTGTGACAGATGGGGCGGGTAGGACTGGAATAGCCCAACAACCCTCCCAAACCATTAGCCATGTGCACTTCACAGCCTTGCACAGTCAATTTCTCACGCCAGAGAGCAGCCGCTTCTTGAGCGGCTGGCTTCATGTCATTGAAAATAATCCCAACCTTGGGCACGCGTCACGTCCAGAGGGTCTAAACAAAACTTGAGTGGCGACCTGTAGGTCCAGCCGCTCCGTTGGCAAAACTCAGCCACAATTCTGTCATTGCTGCCGAAATTTGCCTATCTCATTAGGCTACCGCCTTTTTTGCCTGGTTGCTAAGCGATGGCAAAATTCGTTTTGATGCCGATCCCCTCGCACCGGGTTCCCAAGCCTCACTGAGCACAAAAGCGTCAGAGCTCACACAATCCGGTTGTCTATGGCGGCATTAGGTTCAGGGGCGTTACAAGATCAGTCACCACTCTTCCCAGCATCCCTGTATCGGTGGCTCAAACGGCTCCCGCAGGCTCCCCTGGCCGTTGAATGATTTCTTCCAATACCCGTTGTCGATTTTTCGGATCGACACCAATTAGCCGCACATACTCATCGGGGAAACTCACCAAACACTGCTCTAGCGCAGCGATCGCTTCGTCGGGATTCTGAGTATTGATTGTGGCGCAACTCTGCCACGAGTTGGTACGAAAGCGACGCTGATCCACATGTTCGGTGCTGATACGGTAGCCCTGTTGCAACAGCGACTGCACATGGCGGACAGTCTCGGTTGATAACGCTGCCGTT is from Leptolyngbya iicbica LK and encodes:
- a CDS encoding DUF2854 domain-containing protein codes for the protein MLRKTSLGNVLLVVGGILTIVGFIAYFQENATLNLAGFFYGIPVLLGGLALRAAELEPTQYSHETTPEVLTLREQQATPTQNQVRSDVTRYRYGQEAHLDEVLERLGLAPTDEERPVLAAVREESIDGAYALVLEFDSPFIGLSKWLEKQTKIETFFGPNIRAEMTAPQENKVDLALIAVATPEPAEVVS
- a CDS encoding ligase-associated DNA damage response exonuclease, whose protein sequence is MPLITVRPEGLYCEAGNFYIDPWRPVETALITHAHADHARSGSEQYVAMASAEGILRKRLGANIALRNVAYGEKLKYGDTWVSFHSAGHVLGSAQIRVEHKDEVWVVSGDYKRCADPSCAPFEVVPCDTFITEATFGLPIYKWNSGAETARQIYDWWQSDRDRPSILFCYAFGKAQRVLSELTNFTDQTVYVHGAIAALNDIYRAQGVQMVPTVNTADMPKNHKYKGDLVLAPPSGHRSSWMKRFKSPQTAFASGWMAVRGARRRRGYERGFVLSDHADWSSLIRTIQETGAQQVYVTHGQNDVLSRYLQEVCNINAHPLETLFEGEGDI
- the accB gene encoding acetyl-CoA carboxylase biotin carboxyl carrier protein, with the translated sequence MELNFSELRELVTTLSQTDISELILKGADFELTLRKQGAIAPVSAPMVAMSSQEQPAAAPVAPMPAPETAPAATPPTPPPSADSNLLEITSPMVGTFYRAPAPEEPSFVEIGDRIQTGQTVCIIEAMKLMNELEAEVSGEVVEILVENAQPVEFGQPLMRVKP
- the efp gene encoding elongation factor P gives rise to the protein MISSNDFRTGVSIELDGSVWKVTEFLHVKPGKGSAFVRTKLKNVQTGNTVEKTFRAGETVPQANLEKKVMQHTYRDGEDLVFMDMETYEEVRMTEDQVGDRVKYLKEEMEVSVVRWNEQILEVELPTSVVLEVTETDPGVKGDTATGGTKPAIVETGAQVMVPLFISIGEKIKVDTRNDSYLGREN
- a CDS encoding peptidylprolyl isomerase, whose translation is MHLFNRWLLCLVLGVVFWGGGLIATVPPNAVATPMPTSPLVAYLPPGNAVTDGRALLRYSLPIDNQDIRTIQKDLEGLSEWLRSKRWGPIIRDAKKIDKLIGRRRDAILGDIPSERQTLAAQYLDEIRAGLEPLIAGAEAKNRETVWVQRGDLLEKVGAIEEMMVTEFPFEVPEEYSHLPQLKGRATVEFETNKGTMLAVIDGYTAPVTGGNFVDLVQRGFYDDMPFIRAEDFYVLQTGDPAGPEEGFIDPKTGEYRAVPLEILVKGDEEPIYGATLEELGRYLDDPVLPFSAFGVMGFARPPSDVNGGSSQFFFFLFEPELTPAGLNLLDGRFAVFGCVVENKELLEELGQGDRIVSAKVIDGLENLVQPTT
- the thiL gene encoding thiamine-phosphate kinase, which encodes MSQPTVAELGELELLKRLQPFCESALIGDDAAVLPPRSQATVITTDMLVDGVHFSDRTTPPQAIGWRAIAANLSDLAAMGSVPTEITVGLALPGHTPVHWVEQVYEGMAACLRQYGGKIVGGDVVRSPQPVIAITALGTVAPQRVIRRDRAQPGQVILATGWHGASRAGLELLLQPDLQTPLSASDRQTFIQAHQYPVPRLDIVELFDALEDDEFGAIAGMDSSDGLANAVLWLCQASGVGAQLMRSRLPLPQAFTPWLSDATALDWCLYGGEDFELVLCLPAEIALELLPVLGSQASIIGTVAASPEVLLMDDVGDRSPLTLTWESCFQHF
- the nblR gene encoding response regulator transcription factor NblR, producing MDSNAIDAVPQVLLICANADLTERVRHDLAEAGYGVSTATTGERGLAQAQRSRPDLIIIDRLLDGESGLAVCQKLRSEQFCMPVLMLMARDTLDDRIACLEAGADDYCLKPYQADAFLKIVQIYLQPGDTTAEQLRFADLTLDVGTRTASRNNRLIELTTKEFELLRYLMEHPREVLAREQILENVWGYDFVGESNVIEVYVRYLRLKIDSDNDKRLIQTVRGVGYVLRES
- a CDS encoding NAD(+) kinase; protein product: MPKVGIIFNDMKPAAQEAAALWREKLTVQGCEVHMANGLGGLLGYSSPTRPICHTPVDSLIPPHFDEDMAFAVVLGGDGTVLSAFRQVAPAGIPLLTVNTGHMGFLTEAYLNQLPKAMEQVLAGDYRVEERSMIVVKVCHGENTVWEALCLNEMVLHREPLTSMCHFEVSVGNHAPVDIAADGVIISTPTGSTAYSLSAGGPVITPGVSVTQLIPICPHSLASRGIVFPDSEPVKITAANTDPLVMVVDGNAGSYVMPEDWVATEPSPYPAKFIRLGSPEFFRVLREKLGWGLPHIAKPTSVELP